Part of the Magnetovibrio sp. PR-2 genome, TCGTGTCGCGTCACGCACCAGATCAAACTGCGGAATCAAATCATCCGGCGGTGGCGGGCGATGGGCTTTGTAGTCGGGGTAAATGTCTGAACGAAACGTCTTGCGCGCGCGGTCGAACACCACGGCAATATGATCCGCGTCGCTGTCGTCCAACAACTTCATCAACATGGTGGTAAAGCCATAAACCGCATTGGTCGGCGTCCCGTCGGGGCGCGATAAGTGGTGCTTAATGGCAAAGTAGGCGCGGAAAATGAACCCCGAGCCGTCGATCAAATAGACGTGTTTCATATCCCCGCCGTCTCGCCCTAGTGGGCTTCGACTTTGGCGTTGGGATCCAGCTCGAACTGTTTGGAACAGTAGGGGCATTCCGCCTTGTGGGTGACGGAATCGATTTTCACATACACACGCGGGTGGCCGCCAACAGCGTTGTCGCCGTCGCAGGCAACGGTGGAGGTGGTCACAATGGTTGGTGCCGCGTCAGTCATGGGTGATGTCCTCTTTAAATGAACCAATCTGTACAACAATATATAAGTGGCTTGCGCGTGTGCTGAAAGAGCTTACATTCTCGATCATTCAGAAAATTCATTTTGCGCCGCGACTGCGTTCCTTCAATCCTTTCAAGTCCGGCCACCAGGAGCCCGCCAGCGTGACCGATATGCCCGACAACGCCGTTGAAATTCGCGGTTTATCAAAGACTTATGCAGCCTCCGGCAAGCAAACTGAAATGCACGCCTTAAAGGGCTTGGACTTGGATATCCCGCGCGGTTCGTTCTTTGGCCTGTTGGGCCCCAACGGGGCGGGCAAGTCGACGCTGATCAATATCTTGGCCGGATTGGTCCTCAAATCGTCCGGAACGGTGCGAATCTGGGACTATGACATCACCGATGCCCCACGCCGGGCCAAACGCTCCATCGGCATTGTGCCCCAAGAGCTTAACATCGATCCCTACTTTTCACCCCGCGAAGCGTTGGAAGTCCAGGCCGGCCTTTACGGCGTGCCCAAATCCCAACGCCGCACCGAAGAAATTTTAGAGGCCGTGGGCCTCATGGACAAGGCCGATGCCTATGCCCGTCGCCTGTCGGGGGGCATGCGCCGCCGCCTGTTGGTCGCCAAAGCCCTGGTCCACACGCCGCCCGTACTGGTCTTGGACGAGCCCACCGCCGGGGTCGATGTAGAGCTGCGCCGTCAATTGTGGGACTACGTGCGCCGCTTGAACGAAGACGGCACCACGGTGCTGCTCACCACCCACTATTTGGAAGAAGCCGAAGAACTGTGCGACCGCATCGCCATTATCAATCACGGCCAAGTGATTGCGTGTGACGAGACCAAAAACTTGATGGGCAAGCTCGACAGCAAGTGCGTCAACGTCATGCTGACCGACGATTTAGACGACATACCCGACCCCTTGGCCGCATTGGGTGCACAGCTGATCGGCCCGCGCGAATTGCAGTTCACCTATCAACCCAGCCATACCCAGACCTCCGACATCATCTCCGCCGTTCAAGACGCAGGCTTAACGTTCGCCGAGCTCACCACCAAAGAGCCGGAGCTGGAAGACATCTTTGTGCAGCTGACCAGCCAACCGGACCAAGATCGCGCCTAGGCTCAGGGCATGATATACTTCGGTTTTCACATAACCGTTCAGCTGCAAAATGTCCCCTTCCGCCGATCATCCGCCCTATGTGGGCAAGCTCATCAAGGACGTCGCTCAGGTCTCTGAGACGGCCCTAAAGGACGTCGGCAGCGCCGCAGAGCTTGCTCAGATCTGTGAAGGTATTTACGGATTTGCCGCGGATATATTAGGCGCCATCATCGCCCAAGACCCTCCGCCGAAACCCATCGATTGCCAGGCGGGCTGTTGGTATTGCTGCACCTCCCCACAAGTCTTAGCCCTGCCCGTTGAAGTCTTGGCCGTGGCTTATACTTTAACACAAGGCCACACCCCCCGTGCGCTCACCGATCTGTTTGACCACCACCGCTCAAACACATTTGTCGACCTCACGTCCGAAGGACGCATTTGCCCTTTGTTGCAAGACAGCGCGTGCAGTGCCTACAGCGTACGCCCATCCCCATGCCGTGGCTTTAACGCTTATGATCACACCGCGTGCAAGTCGAAAAAGGTGGATGGCCTTGAGGCTAAAATCGTCGGTTATGCCCCCCAAGGTTTGATCTATCAAGCCGCCATGACTGGGCTGGCTTTGGGGTGCGACAACATCGGTCTCGATAATGAACTGGTTGACCTGCCATCTGCACTGTTGGTTGCACATGGCGATCTTGAGGGGTGCACAGAACGTTGGTTAACAGGTAAAAGAGTATTCGCGCCGCCATCTTCTTAATCGCCGGGAACGCCAGCACATGAACAAAGACAGTTTGCGCATCGGGTTTTTATCTCTGGTCATTTTGTTGGCCGGTTTTGTTTTCGCTTATCAATTTGTCGAGCCCGCACCGCCGAAAACCATCACCATTGCGTCCGGTGGGCCAACAGGGGCTTACAACGCTTTTGCCAACCGCTACGCCGAAAGCTTGGCTGCGCAGGGCATTACACTCAATGTTTTGGAAACCGCAGGCTCCATCGAAAATATTGAGCTGCTCAATTCCGGCAAAGCCGATGTGGCGTTTGTGCAAGGCGGAACGGGAGACGCCGAAGCGTCGCCCAACTTGGTGTCTTTGGGCGCGCTGTATTATGAGCCGCTGTGGCTGTTTGTGAACAAGAAGCACAAGGTTAAACGCCTCAGCGATCTCAAAAATTTGCGCGTTGCCGCCGGGGCTGAAGGCAGCGGCACCTGGGCCGTGGTGCGCCAGTTGTTGGAGATCAACAACATTAATACAGAAGACAAACGCATCCGCCACTTAAGCTCGAAAGAAGCCGTCGGCGCACTGAAGGATGGCAAAGTGGATGCGGCGTTTTTTGTCACCTCACCGACGTCCGGCGTCATTCAAGACCTGATCAAACGCAAAAACTTCCGCCTGATTGATTTTTCCCGCGCGAGCGCCTATGTGCACCAACACCGATATTTATCTGCGCTCACCCTTTATGAAGGTGTGATTGATTTGGCTAAAAATGTGCCCGCGCAAAACGTCACGCTTCTGGCCCCGGCGGCGACCTTGGCTGCGCACAAAGACCTACATCCAGCACTTCAGACCTTATTGGTCAAAACGGCATCGTCCATTCATACCGATGGTGGCATCTTTGAAGAACCAGGCGCGTTCCCCTCGACCAACTTCTTGGATTTTCCCTTAAGCAGTGATGCCAAACGCTATATCGAAAACGGACCGTCGTTTTTAGAACGTTACTTGCCGTTTTGGGCGGCCGTTTTGGTGGACCGTTTAAAGGTCATGATCATCCCCTTGATCACGCTGATGATCCCGCTGGGCAAAATCTTGCCGCCAGCCTATCGCTGGCGCATCCGTTCGCGCATCTATCGCTGGTACAAAGACCTGATCCGCATCGAACGCGAAGTCTTGGCCGCCGAAAGCATCATCGAAAAAACCCAGATGATGGAACAGCTCGACACCATGCGCAATGAAGTGCGCGAACTGGCCGTGCCTTTGTCCTATACCGACGAAGTCTACAATCTGCGTCTGCACATCGACCAAGTCATCCGCGATTTGGAAGAGCAGCGCTGATGCCGTTGTTCGCCCTACGCCCAACGGGCGTACATATGCATGGACAAAAAACCCTCCGCCGTTCAGGCGGAGGGGGTTTTTTAAGTCATTGCACAAAGGGGCCTCAGTAGCCGCCTTTGCGTTTGGTTTCCGGCAATCCAGCAATTTTTGTGGCTTGTTTGGACGGTTGCATTGGGAACAACTCGTATAGATCTTTCGTCGACGGCTTCGCACCCCAGATTTTCGCCATGGCCTTGACCATGTTGCGTTCGTTGGGTTGGCTGGCGTTGTTGTTGATGTACTCATCACGCAAGAATTTGATCAAATCCCAGTGCTTATCGCTCAACTCGGCAATGTTTTCAGTGACGG contains:
- a CDS encoding ABC transporter ATP-binding protein, with the translated sequence MPDNAVEIRGLSKTYAASGKQTEMHALKGLDLDIPRGSFFGLLGPNGAGKSTLINILAGLVLKSSGTVRIWDYDITDAPRRAKRSIGIVPQELNIDPYFSPREALEVQAGLYGVPKSQRRTEEILEAVGLMDKADAYARRLSGGMRRRLLVAKALVHTPPVLVLDEPTAGVDVELRRQLWDYVRRLNEDGTTVLLTTHYLEEAEELCDRIAIINHGQVIACDETKNLMGKLDSKCVNVMLTDDLDDIPDPLAALGAQLIGPRELQFTYQPSHTQTSDIISAVQDAGLTFAELTTKEPELEDIFVQLTSQPDQDRA
- a CDS encoding zinc-finger domain-containing protein, with the protein product MTDAAPTIVTTSTVACDGDNAVGGHPRVYVKIDSVTHKAECPYCSKQFELDPNAKVEAH
- a CDS encoding TAXI family TRAP transporter solute-binding subunit is translated as MNKDSLRIGFLSLVILLAGFVFAYQFVEPAPPKTITIASGGPTGAYNAFANRYAESLAAQGITLNVLETAGSIENIELLNSGKADVAFVQGGTGDAEASPNLVSLGALYYEPLWLFVNKKHKVKRLSDLKNLRVAAGAEGSGTWAVVRQLLEINNINTEDKRIRHLSSKEAVGALKDGKVDAAFFVTSPTSGVIQDLIKRKNFRLIDFSRASAYVHQHRYLSALTLYEGVIDLAKNVPAQNVTLLAPAATLAAHKDLHPALQTLLVKTASSIHTDGGIFEEPGAFPSTNFLDFPLSSDAKRYIENGPSFLERYLPFWAAVLVDRLKVMIIPLITLMIPLGKILPPAYRWRIRSRIYRWYKDLIRIEREVLAAESIIEKTQMMEQLDTMRNEVRELAVPLSYTDEVYNLRLHIDQVIRDLEEQR
- a CDS encoding TusE/DsrC/DsvC family sulfur relay protein codes for the protein MAYADLDQTEKGFLVNLEDWSEDVAKEIAVTENIAELSDKHWDLIKFLRDEYINNNASQPNERNMVKAMAKIWGAKPSTKDLYELFPMQPSKQATKIAGLPETKRKGGY
- a CDS encoding YkgJ family cysteine cluster protein; amino-acid sequence: MSPSADHPPYVGKLIKDVAQVSETALKDVGSAAELAQICEGIYGFAADILGAIIAQDPPPKPIDCQAGCWYCCTSPQVLALPVEVLAVAYTLTQGHTPRALTDLFDHHRSNTFVDLTSEGRICPLLQDSACSAYSVRPSPCRGFNAYDHTACKSKKVDGLEAKIVGYAPQGLIYQAAMTGLALGCDNIGLDNELVDLPSALLVAHGDLEGCTERWLTGKRVFAPPSS